From Halobacteriovorax sp. HLS, the proteins below share one genomic window:
- a CDS encoding YggT family protein gives MGLIRVVIELYILLLIIDIVLSYLPQYRRNSWVMKINKFANYTCNPVRRYMPPDLPFDFSPLIVILILTLLKALW, from the coding sequence TTGGGACTTATTAGAGTAGTTATCGAACTTTATATTTTATTATTAATTATAGATATAGTTTTAAGCTATCTTCCTCAATATCGTAGAAACTCTTGGGTTATGAAAATTAATAAGTTCGCAAACTATACTTGTAACCCTGTTCGTCGTTATATGCCACCAGATCTACCTTTTGACTTTTCTCCATTAATTGTAATTCTTATACTAACTTTGCTAAAAGCTCTGTGGTAA
- a CDS encoding YihY/virulence factor BrkB family protein, giving the protein MLKLIYDVSKSSWFLFQKKRGTTLASSSTFYIILTMVPFFLLIIRVIGMLLGDMQSTEVQIFELAGKFLPDVAPQMLKGLQGVVSGPLFAKGQFTLLNFAILLVSSLSFFNSIWNGLFLITDDKSYLSISKHIKGILVIGVTILFLTILFFIPSLIFYVSKLMSNNMLVDFLTEHFPQLLFKLRHFSPSVVEFSFVMKSNFFHFFIFSLFFTFLYRWFYSWKLSLKQALVGSLTFSSLLILGKNLFWIYFMYIRSTLMRNYGDYYTVIVIIIWLYLAMSFFYFGACVCTTLVKKNLLTKKVVA; this is encoded by the coding sequence ATGCTTAAATTAATTTATGATGTTTCTAAGAGCTCATGGTTTTTATTTCAAAAAAAGCGTGGAACTACTTTAGCTTCTTCTTCTACATTCTACATAATATTAACAATGGTTCCCTTTTTTCTTTTGATCATTAGGGTGATTGGTATGTTACTGGGAGATATGCAAAGTACTGAAGTGCAAATTTTTGAATTGGCAGGCAAGTTCTTACCGGATGTAGCTCCTCAAATGTTAAAAGGTTTGCAGGGGGTAGTGAGTGGACCACTTTTTGCGAAAGGTCAGTTTACGTTGCTTAATTTTGCTATTTTGTTAGTTTCATCTTTGTCTTTTTTTAATTCAATATGGAACGGATTATTTTTGATAACCGATGATAAAAGCTATTTGAGTATTTCAAAGCATATTAAAGGAATTCTGGTTATTGGTGTAACTATTCTTTTTTTAACAATCCTTTTCTTTATTCCGAGTTTAATTTTCTATGTGAGTAAACTAATGTCTAATAATATGCTTGTAGACTTTCTCACAGAGCATTTTCCACAGCTCTTATTTAAGCTAAGACATTTCTCTCCGTCAGTTGTTGAGTTTTCATTTGTAATGAAGTCTAACTTCTTTCACTTCTTTATATTTTCTCTATTTTTTACTTTCTTATATAGGTGGTTCTATTCATGGAAGTTATCTCTGAAGCAAGCATTAGTGGGCTCATTAACATTTAGTTCTCTTTTGATATTAGGTAAAAACTTATTTTGGATATATTTTATGTATATCAGATCCACTTTGATGAGAAATTACGGAGATTACTATACTGTAATAGTTATTATTATTTGGCTTTACCTAGCAATGAGCTTCTTTTACTTTGGAGCTTGCGTTTGTACAACTCTTGTTAAAAAGAATTTACTGACAAAGAAGGTTGTAGCTTGA
- a CDS encoding DNA polymerase II: MNDINGFILSSHYNDTRNGMELHFYVTTNIGPAKVVITDFRPVFFIETNSKHIDIPNMVERKTLQLKSFTGQQVDAIYFKNQGDLFSAKDTLANAGVRTYESDVRPTERYLMERFINGDISIEGQFHEQGKLKVFLNPNLKKGKSAVAPKVLSFDIETSMKDDLFSIGVHYFSNSAESKKVYMVADEDKVINQELTYYKSERDVLLAFKSDLLEEDPDFILGWHVVGFDLMFLEKKYMQYNIPFNFGRDGEKNRLVERKGIGFFATIPGRVVLDGPPVLRGAFYSFENFKLDTVASELLGIGKDINEGGANKVAEIERRFREDKLALAKYNLLDCTLVSDIFKKTELIELCITRSRISGMVIDRLGASTAAFDHLMLPLIHRKGFVAPNVLDIQREAQAAGGFVMEPKVGLFENIIVLDFKSLYPSIIKTFKIDPYSRIMSDESSVETPTGHRFSKTEHILPNFISELFLKREQAKQVGDSHLSMAIKILMNSFYGVMGSPGCRFYHADLPTAITGTGQWILKEAITYFDSHGYEVIYGDTDSVFVKLKHEDIFKVKEKAKELVRSSNEFLTKKLKTRFNVDSHLEIEFEKVFKKFFLPKARGSEGGAKKRYAGLITENSKEELYFAGMEVVRSDWTKVAKKFQYTLFEKLFSDGDLETYIKDFVNRLKNKEFDDQLIYRKRLTKSIDEYTKVIPAHVRAAIIYRDKTGKKQGKSIEYVMTMNGAYPAKLEYSNIDYDHYIEKQIRPLADSVLSNYDKSFDDLIIGDQLTLF; this comes from the coding sequence ATGAATGACATCAATGGCTTTATTCTTTCTTCACACTATAATGACACCCGTAATGGAATGGAGTTGCACTTTTATGTAACCACTAATATTGGTCCGGCCAAAGTTGTTATCACTGACTTTAGACCTGTTTTCTTTATTGAGACGAATTCGAAGCACATCGATATCCCAAATATGGTGGAAAGAAAAACGTTGCAGTTAAAATCTTTTACAGGTCAGCAAGTTGATGCCATTTATTTTAAGAATCAAGGGGACTTATTCTCTGCTAAAGATACTTTGGCAAATGCAGGAGTAAGGACTTACGAATCTGACGTTAGGCCTACGGAACGTTATTTGATGGAGAGGTTTATTAATGGAGACATTTCTATTGAAGGACAGTTTCACGAACAGGGAAAGTTAAAAGTCTTTTTAAATCCCAATCTAAAAAAAGGTAAGTCTGCTGTAGCTCCTAAAGTTCTCTCTTTCGATATTGAAACAAGTATGAAAGATGATCTCTTTTCTATTGGAGTACATTATTTTTCTAATTCAGCGGAGAGCAAGAAAGTCTATATGGTAGCAGATGAGGATAAGGTCATAAATCAAGAGCTTACTTATTATAAGTCTGAAAGAGATGTTCTATTGGCTTTTAAAAGTGATCTACTTGAAGAGGACCCTGACTTTATATTAGGTTGGCATGTTGTTGGCTTTGATCTTATGTTTTTGGAAAAAAAGTATATGCAATACAATATACCTTTCAACTTTGGACGCGATGGTGAAAAGAATCGTCTTGTTGAGAGAAAAGGGATTGGATTTTTTGCAACTATTCCAGGAAGGGTCGTTTTAGATGGACCGCCTGTTTTAAGGGGGGCTTTCTACAGCTTTGAAAATTTTAAACTTGATACTGTTGCAAGTGAACTACTCGGTATTGGTAAAGATATTAATGAGGGTGGTGCTAATAAAGTTGCTGAAATTGAAAGACGGTTTAGAGAAGATAAACTGGCGCTTGCAAAGTATAATTTGCTCGATTGTACACTTGTAAGCGATATTTTTAAGAAGACGGAACTTATTGAACTTTGCATTACAAGGTCTAGAATCTCGGGAATGGTTATAGATCGATTAGGCGCTTCGACGGCCGCATTTGATCATTTAATGCTACCTTTAATACACCGAAAAGGTTTTGTCGCTCCAAATGTTCTTGATATACAGCGTGAAGCACAGGCGGCTGGAGGTTTTGTAATGGAGCCGAAGGTTGGATTGTTTGAAAATATTATTGTTCTTGATTTTAAGAGTTTATATCCTTCGATTATTAAGACTTTTAAAATCGATCCTTATTCTAGGATTATGAGTGATGAATCAAGTGTTGAAACACCAACAGGGCATAGATTTTCTAAAACAGAGCATATATTACCAAATTTTATATCAGAACTTTTCCTAAAAAGAGAGCAAGCAAAACAAGTAGGAGACTCTCATCTTTCAATGGCGATAAAAATTCTTATGAATTCATTCTATGGAGTTATGGGATCTCCAGGTTGTCGGTTCTACCATGCTGATCTTCCAACAGCTATAACAGGGACAGGGCAGTGGATACTAAAAGAAGCTATAACTTATTTCGATAGTCATGGGTACGAAGTTATCTATGGAGATACTGACTCTGTTTTTGTAAAACTTAAACATGAAGATATTTTTAAAGTTAAAGAAAAGGCTAAAGAGTTAGTAAGAAGCTCAAATGAATTCTTAACTAAGAAGCTGAAGACTCGCTTTAATGTTGACTCTCATTTAGAGATAGAATTCGAAAAAGTATTTAAAAAGTTCTTCTTACCAAAGGCAAGAGGTAGTGAAGGTGGAGCAAAAAAAAGGTATGCAGGTCTTATTACTGAGAACTCCAAAGAAGAGCTTTACTTCGCAGGTATGGAAGTCGTTCGATCAGATTGGACTAAAGTTGCAAAAAAATTTCAATATACTCTTTTTGAGAAGTTATTTAGTGATGGAGATTTAGAGACGTATATTAAAGATTTTGTAAATAGACTTAAGAATAAAGAATTCGATGACCAACTTATTTATAGAAAGAGATTAACTAAGAGTATTGATGAATATACAAAAGTAATTCCTGCCCATGTTAGGGCGGCAATTATTTATCGAGACAAGACTGGAAAGAAGCAAGGGAAGTCAATTGAGTATGTAATGACTATGAATGGGGCATATCCTGCAAAATTAGAATATTCAAATATTGATTATGATCATTATATTGAAAAACAGATAAGACCACTGGCCGACTCTGTGCTTTCGAATTATGATAAGTCTTTTGATGATTTGATTATAGGTGATCAACTAACACTATTTTAG
- the pheA gene encoding prephenate dehydratase: MKIAFQGKKGAYSEMAILSYFQKDVIATGYDLSEEVCEALENDEVAIGVLPVENSIVGNVAVNVDLLLNHHFFIIGEIYLPIKHCLLARKGTKIEDIKTVKSHPIALAQCHDFLVRNRIKGIPEFDTAGSSELLSKDDSLKEEGTISSSLSAQYYGLEILSDNIQKVETNFTRFVVFVKEKNIPETLRQEKTSLAFSTNHNPGALLKCLEEFANHGLNLTKIESRPIPENPFMYTFFVDFLGSIHDQNVQDCLIKLKENTKSIKIFGSYPQGKF, from the coding sequence ATGAAAATTGCATTTCAAGGTAAAAAAGGCGCTTATAGCGAAATGGCCATCCTTAGCTATTTCCAAAAAGATGTAATCGCGACAGGTTATGACCTTAGTGAAGAAGTTTGTGAAGCACTTGAAAACGACGAGGTTGCAATAGGAGTCCTTCCTGTTGAAAACAGTATTGTTGGAAATGTAGCCGTAAATGTTGATCTACTTCTCAATCACCACTTCTTTATTATTGGAGAGATTTATCTCCCTATTAAACATTGCCTACTTGCTAGAAAAGGAACAAAAATTGAAGATATTAAGACTGTAAAGTCTCACCCTATCGCCCTTGCTCAATGCCATGACTTTCTTGTTCGAAATAGGATTAAAGGCATTCCTGAATTTGATACTGCAGGCTCAAGTGAGTTGCTATCTAAGGATGACTCTTTAAAAGAAGAAGGGACAATAAGCTCTTCGTTAAGTGCCCAGTACTATGGACTTGAGATCTTAAGTGACAATATTCAAAAAGTAGAAACTAACTTCACACGCTTTGTAGTATTTGTTAAAGAAAAAAATATTCCAGAAACCTTACGTCAAGAAAAGACAAGTTTAGCTTTCTCCACCAATCATAATCCAGGAGCTCTTTTAAAGTGCTTAGAAGAGTTTGCCAATCATGGTCTAAACCTAACAAAGATTGAATCTCGTCCTATACCTGAGAATCCTTTCATGTATACATTCTTTGTGGACTTCCTAGGTAGTATTCATGATCAGAACGTTCAGGACTGCTTGATTAAATTAAAAGAAAATACGAAGTCTATAAAAATTTTTGGAAGCTATCCACAGGGAAAATTCTAA
- a CDS encoding D-Ala-D-Ala carboxypeptidase family metallohydrolase: protein MKAKILLTILTILLIGCGKKQDPDQTYIVMDESSSTSSESIAKKYDAISKTSHLEGISFTDDSCENNNIQTDILIFSDKIESLGGQINELSSYDQDAIGLQKFLSDSGLTSLNAQDFARAGTQSTMKSCDLIDLTPPKSCWYRTLALGLLSEKISEETGVQIELTSHYRSTCYNEKVGGSKKSDHIGAKAIDFSVKNEAERHRVEQYICNEIWKENLFKQSSEGQLNNISIGLGHTFMHIGLDSVHGRRHWIYDNYIQNNTMPSTCWKSL from the coding sequence ATGAAAGCAAAGATATTACTTACCATATTAACAATACTCCTAATAGGTTGTGGCAAAAAACAAGACCCTGATCAAACCTATATCGTAATGGATGAATCAAGCTCGACTTCATCGGAAAGTATTGCTAAGAAATATGATGCTATATCAAAGACAAGTCACCTAGAAGGGATCAGCTTCACTGATGACTCTTGTGAAAACAATAATATTCAAACTGACATTCTTATTTTCTCTGATAAAATTGAGTCACTAGGTGGACAAATTAATGAACTCTCCTCCTATGACCAAGATGCTATTGGATTACAAAAGTTTCTTTCAGATTCAGGACTCACAAGTCTAAATGCCCAAGACTTTGCAAGAGCAGGAACCCAATCGACAATGAAGTCTTGCGACCTAATTGATCTAACTCCCCCTAAATCTTGTTGGTATAGGACTTTAGCCCTTGGTCTTCTCAGTGAAAAAATATCAGAAGAAACAGGTGTTCAAATTGAGCTAACAAGTCACTATCGCAGCACATGCTATAACGAAAAAGTTGGAGGCTCCAAAAAGAGTGACCATATTGGAGCAAAGGCAATAGATTTTTCAGTTAAAAATGAAGCCGAAAGACATAGAGTCGAACAATATATTTGCAACGAAATTTGGAAAGAAAACCTTTTTAAACAAAGCTCAGAGGGACAATTAAATAATATCTCCATTGGTCTTGGTCACACATTTATGCATATAGGCCTAGATAGTGTTCATGGTCGCCGTCATTGGATCTATGATAACTATATTCAAAATAACACCATGCCTAGTACTTGCTGGAAATCACTATAG
- a CDS encoding septation protein IspZ, producing MDKSISKSFFLISFLPAIAYWYLEANYPIRIAVAGGLALAILEMILEWIFNKHIHTVSKANFFLILLLGGMSLLGDEGIWFKLQPCITGIGISAFMAYRLKKGTGLLVEFVNDLPMKNKPPHFFIESMEKHLTIYFFVTGLFMGYIALFHSTDTWAFFKTIGNYIIFAVFYFFEILWCRKLAKDYALAQRQKDVLKSFKP from the coding sequence ATGGACAAATCTATATCTAAGAGCTTTTTTCTCATCTCTTTTTTGCCTGCAATTGCTTATTGGTATCTTGAAGCAAACTATCCAATAAGAATCGCGGTTGCAGGTGGCCTAGCTCTAGCTATCTTAGAGATGATTCTAGAATGGATTTTTAATAAGCATATTCATACCGTATCAAAAGCAAATTTCTTTCTCATACTTTTGTTGGGTGGGATGAGCTTACTTGGTGACGAAGGAATCTGGTTTAAGCTCCAACCATGTATTACTGGTATTGGTATTTCAGCATTTATGGCCTATAGGTTAAAAAAGGGAACGGGGCTACTTGTTGAATTTGTAAATGATCTTCCTATGAAAAATAAGCCACCTCACTTCTTTATCGAGTCAATGGAAAAACATCTAACGATATACTTTTTCGTGACAGGTTTATTCATGGGTTACATAGCACTATTTCACTCAACAGATACTTGGGCCTTCTTTAAAACTATAGGTAACTATATTATTTTTGCTGTCTTTTACTTTTTTGAAATTCTTTGGTGTCGTAAACTTGCTAAAGATTATGCTCTGGCTCAAAGGCAGAAAGATGTTTTAAAAAGCTTTAAACCTTAG
- a CDS encoding septum formation initiator family protein, whose product MEFSFDSRSRGSEASAAPQVGSANDRLRKAIERNRAKQAKRDAMGETAANAGASQSDGPLFSNNSAPRVAGGGLNSRLRSTNTNPTEGQTRLGGNPRFSTSSTPSQRPAGMPPAPESMPSKEDRGWGSGLLKKKVSSLRKSEEPTRKAVAKPDDTEFVAPIRKAVAKAPAKVGYTSAKRKVNTRKKSSDTNFVGYLVKFGWAFCTFLLFRLIFSTGGVMDYYSSLNLLEDKNYERERIIKDNKNLALEIKKIGNDSAYQKKLVRDNLGFIAKDEYLILFPREKSL is encoded by the coding sequence TTGGAATTTTCATTTGACTCCAGATCAAGAGGATCTGAAGCCAGTGCTGCTCCACAGGTTGGAAGTGCGAACGATCGTTTGAGAAAGGCGATTGAGCGCAATAGAGCAAAACAGGCCAAGAGAGATGCTATGGGGGAGACAGCGGCAAATGCTGGTGCTTCCCAAAGTGATGGACCTTTATTTTCAAATAACTCAGCTCCTCGAGTTGCTGGTGGTGGGTTAAACTCAAGATTAAGATCAACAAATACTAATCCTACTGAAGGTCAAACAAGACTTGGAGGAAACCCAAGGTTTTCTACTAGTTCAACACCTTCTCAAAGACCAGCTGGAATGCCACCTGCTCCAGAATCTATGCCTTCAAAGGAAGATAGAGGGTGGGGAAGTGGATTACTAAAAAAGAAGGTTTCATCTCTGAGAAAGAGTGAAGAACCCACACGAAAAGCTGTTGCCAAACCTGATGATACTGAATTTGTTGCACCTATTAGAAAGGCCGTTGCAAAAGCACCTGCTAAAGTTGGATACACTTCTGCTAAGCGAAAAGTAAATACACGTAAAAAGAGCTCTGATACAAATTTTGTTGGATACTTAGTAAAGTTTGGCTGGGCATTTTGTACTTTCTTACTCTTTAGACTTATTTTCTCTACAGGTGGTGTTATGGACTATTACTCGTCACTAAACCTGCTTGAAGATAAGAATTATGAACGTGAAAGAATAATCAAAGATAATAAAAACCTTGCTCTAGAAATAAAGAAAATTGGTAATGATTCAGCTTATCAAAAGAAGCTAGTAAGAGATAATCTTGGATTTATTGCTAAAGATGAGTATTTAATATTATTTCCTAGGGAAAAGAGCCTTTAA
- a CDS encoding pyridoxal phosphate-dependent aminotransferase — protein sequence MKNSNRINNIEGSKSIALSAKIEQLKSEGHNIIGLNVGEPDFPTPSPIIEATINALQENKTRYSLVQGINELRSKISSYLNQKYSLETNKNNVLLGNGSKHILYLIFQALLNEGDEVIIPAPFWVTFPESVKLAGGVPVSVNCKRDHQLDLEQIESAITKKTKAILINTPNNPTGAVYSKADLERVVKLASKYDLSIISDEAYEILTYKGCEHINISSLSEEAFNRTLTVQSFSKSFCMTGFRIGYLCANEEFINAVNKLQGHLSGNNCTFAQYGALAALDMDYTVVKGMIDELEARRDLAYELFNQIFPLEKPQGAFYLFPNIENYINKLGLKNCEEFALYILEKANVAVLPGSAFGCPNHIRIAFANSQEDIRTAFSRIKDVL from the coding sequence ATGAAAAATTCTAATCGTATAAATAATATTGAAGGCTCTAAGAGTATTGCTCTATCTGCTAAGATAGAGCAATTAAAAAGTGAAGGACATAATATAATAGGCTTAAATGTAGGAGAACCAGATTTTCCAACACCAAGCCCTATTATTGAAGCAACAATCAATGCGCTACAAGAGAATAAAACTCGTTACTCTCTTGTTCAGGGAATAAATGAGCTGCGTTCCAAAATATCAAGTTATCTAAACCAAAAATATTCACTCGAAACGAATAAGAATAATGTCCTCCTGGGAAATGGTTCAAAACATATACTTTACTTAATTTTTCAAGCTCTTCTCAATGAAGGTGATGAAGTTATTATTCCGGCTCCATTTTGGGTAACATTTCCTGAGTCTGTAAAGCTAGCAGGTGGTGTTCCTGTAAGTGTGAATTGTAAGAGAGATCACCAACTAGACTTAGAACAAATAGAAAGTGCTATCACAAAGAAGACTAAGGCCATTCTAATAAATACTCCAAACAATCCTACAGGAGCTGTCTATAGTAAAGCAGATTTAGAACGAGTCGTTAAGCTAGCAAGTAAGTACGACTTAAGTATTATATCGGATGAAGCTTACGAGATTTTAACCTACAAAGGATGCGAACATATAAATATTAGCTCTCTTTCAGAAGAGGCCTTTAATAGAACTCTAACTGTTCAGTCTTTTTCTAAAAGCTTTTGTATGACAGGGTTTAGAATTGGATACTTATGCGCTAATGAAGAATTTATTAATGCTGTAAATAAACTACAGGGTCACCTCTCAGGAAATAATTGTACTTTCGCACAATATGGAGCTCTCGCCGCTTTAGATATGGACTATACTGTAGTAAAAGGTATGATTGATGAGCTAGAGGCCAGAAGAGATCTAGCTTATGAGCTCTTTAATCAAATATTTCCATTAGAGAAGCCACAAGGCGCCTTTTATCTTTTCCCAAATATTGAAAATTATATAAACAAACTCGGTCTTAAGAACTGTGAGGAATTCGCCCTTTATATTTTAGAAAAGGCCAATGTTGCAGTTCTACCTGGAAGTGCATTTGGTTGTCCTAATCATATAAGGATTGCATTTGCTAACTCTCAAGAAGATATACGAACAGCTTTTAGTAGAATAAAGGACGTACTATGA
- a CDS encoding DUF192 domain-containing protein, with translation MKQNISHFLSMLTKNVLLIAILLLQSSCSEPESNLLTFHDKIIFELPSGKKALTYVAMSESQKSQGLSGVQDKDFSVNQAMIFYYKEDGVRHFWMPDTYFNLEIFFLDKDFKILNVERDVPHHPGLVEPPKIYRTKGYFTRYVLEMKSSSPLAKNLKPGHKLRLIKGSFP, from the coding sequence ATGAAGCAAAATATATCGCACTTTCTATCAATGCTCACTAAAAATGTTCTCCTGATTGCAATATTGTTATTACAAAGCTCATGCAGTGAGCCTGAATCAAACCTTCTTACTTTCCACGATAAAATAATATTCGAACTTCCAAGTGGAAAAAAGGCCTTAACATATGTTGCCATGAGTGAGAGCCAAAAGAGTCAAGGCCTTAGCGGCGTACAAGACAAAGACTTTTCAGTGAATCAAGCGATGATTTTTTATTACAAAGAAGACGGGGTGCGACATTTCTGGATGCCTGATACATATTTTAACTTAGAGATCTTCTTTTTAGATAAGGATTTTAAGATTTTAAATGTTGAGCGCGACGTACCCCATCACCCAGGTCTAGTTGAACCACCAAAGATCTATAGAACTAAGGGTTACTTTACAAGATATGTTTTGGAAATGAAGTCCAGCTCTCCCCTGGCGAAAAACTTGAAGCCAGGGCATAAACTGAGATTAATTAAAGGCTCTTTTCCCTAG
- a CDS encoding chorismate mutase: MDILPLNKWIPNLKKPLVIAGPCSAESKEQMLATANEIKAVDDVRIFRAGIWKPRTRPNCFEGVGEEGLKWLSEVKEKTGLLTSTEVANSQHVELALKHNVDILWIGARTTVSPFAVQEIADSLKGVNIPVMVKNPVNQDLALWIGALERMSGAGINKLAAIHRGFSTGDTSKYRNLPLWQIPMELKRLFPTLPMICDPSHIAGRRDLIAYICQKAMDADMEGLMIETHVNPDVALSDAKQQVTPGLLDEILKGLSLRTEFTADRNFEQELDHLRSEVDRVDREILDALASRTEIIKRIGEAKKANNIMPLQLHRMDELMNKRVDLGSELGLGKKFIKDIYNSIHSESVRIQSDIVNDFKVKK, from the coding sequence ATGGACATATTACCACTCAATAAATGGATTCCTAACCTTAAAAAGCCTCTTGTCATAGCAGGTCCCTGTAGTGCTGAAAGTAAAGAGCAAATGCTTGCAACGGCCAATGAAATAAAAGCTGTAGATGATGTAAGAATCTTCAGAGCAGGAATTTGGAAACCAAGAACAAGACCTAATTGTTTTGAGGGAGTTGGTGAAGAAGGACTTAAATGGTTATCAGAAGTTAAAGAAAAGACAGGACTCCTCACTTCAACTGAAGTTGCAAACTCACAACATGTAGAACTAGCACTTAAACATAATGTTGATATTCTATGGATTGGAGCAAGAACGACAGTGAGTCCTTTTGCTGTTCAAGAAATTGCAGATTCATTAAAGGGTGTGAATATCCCTGTAATGGTAAAAAACCCCGTTAATCAAGATTTGGCCCTTTGGATTGGCGCACTTGAAAGAATGTCTGGAGCTGGAATAAATAAATTAGCGGCCATTCATAGAGGTTTTTCAACAGGAGACACTTCAAAATATAGAAATCTTCCATTATGGCAAATCCCTATGGAACTAAAGAGACTCTTTCCAACTCTTCCTATGATTTGTGACCCAAGCCATATCGCAGGTCGCAGAGATTTAATTGCCTACATCTGTCAAAAAGCTATGGATGCTGACATGGAAGGTTTAATGATTGAAACTCATGTAAACCCTGATGTGGCCCTTTCAGATGCAAAGCAACAGGTAACTCCAGGCCTTTTAGATGAGATCTTAAAAGGTCTCTCACTTAGAACAGAGTTCACTGCCGATAGAAATTTTGAGCAAGAACTTGATCACCTTAGAAGTGAGGTAGACAGAGTTGATAGAGAAATCCTAGATGCTTTGGCCTCAAGAACTGAGATTATAAAACGAATCGGCGAAGCAAAGAAAGCTAATAATATAATGCCACTTCAATTACATCGTATGGATGAATTAATGAACAAGCGTGTTGACTTAGGAAGTGAGCTTGGGCTTGGGAAGAAGTTTATAAAAGATATATATAATTCAATTCATTCGGAATCAGTTAGAATTCAAAGTGATATTGTGAATGACTTTAAAGTAAAGAAATAG
- a CDS encoding prephenate dehydrogenase/arogenate dehydrogenase family protein: MKIGVIGFGRLGKLLVRNISQDASVAVFDINIDTDLVSSMGAKSVCLEEVCKSKILILCVPISKISEVANQIKDHITPDTLIIDVCSVKVYPMEELTKRLPENIQILGTHPMFGPDSAAKSLYGCKIVLCPERVSDKVLKDIQGYLESHGLKVIVSTAHEHDEQIAQTLILTHTIGRTLMDMNSMEMEIDTKGYRRLLKILETVENDSVQLFNDMNKYNPYAKKMRSSLSHSLSKVLASVEE; this comes from the coding sequence ATGAAAATTGGTGTTATAGGTTTTGGTCGTCTAGGAAAACTACTCGTAAGAAATATTTCTCAGGATGCAAGTGTTGCTGTATTTGACATTAATATAGATACTGACTTAGTGAGTTCTATGGGAGCAAAATCTGTTTGCTTAGAAGAAGTTTGTAAATCAAAAATTCTTATTCTGTGCGTACCTATTTCTAAAATCAGCGAAGTCGCAAATCAGATTAAAGACCATATCACTCCTGACACTCTGATCATTGATGTTTGTTCAGTAAAAGTTTACCCAATGGAAGAATTAACAAAACGACTTCCTGAAAATATTCAAATACTAGGAACTCATCCGATGTTTGGGCCTGATAGTGCGGCTAAGAGTCTCTATGGTTGTAAGATCGTGCTTTGCCCAGAGAGAGTTAGTGATAAAGTATTAAAAGATATTCAAGGCTACCTTGAGTCTCACGGCTTAAAAGTAATTGTATCAACAGCGCATGAGCACGATGAGCAAATTGCCCAAACTTTGATTCTTACCCATACAATTGGTCGAACACTAATGGATATGAATTCAATGGAAATGGAAATTGATACAAAAGGTTATAGACGACTTTTAAAGATTTTAGAAACGGTTGAAAACGATAGTGTTCAATTATTTAATGATATGAATAAGTATAATCCTTATGCAAAGAAAATGAGATCCTCTCTTTCTCATTCATTATCAAAAGTTCTAGCGAGTGTTGAAGAATGA
- a CDS encoding DUF4920 domain-containing protein produces MKLSLLILSILTYALTLTSSAETIQSTYGKKFKYDKAYSLNEILTDINTISGKEVTLKAKVVKVCQSKGCWMGLQANDKSVRVTFEGYSFFVPMSLINKEVALKGKLFEKTISKKTARHYLSDEGKSKEEIEKITSDVKEYNFIASGVQVL; encoded by the coding sequence ATGAAACTATCTCTATTAATTTTATCAATACTGACCTATGCGTTAACACTTACAAGTAGCGCCGAGACAATTCAAAGTACGTATGGAAAGAAATTTAAATATGATAAGGCCTATAGCTTAAATGAAATCTTAACAGATATTAATACCATTTCAGGTAAAGAGGTTACTCTAAAAGCAAAGGTTGTTAAAGTTTGCCAATCAAAAGGTTGCTGGATGGGACTGCAGGCAAATGATAAGTCTGTAAGAGTAACTTTTGAAGGATATTCTTTCTTCGTTCCTATGTCACTTATCAATAAAGAAGTAGCTCTAAAGGGAAAACTTTTTGAAAAAACTATCTCTAAGAAAACAGCGAGACACTATCTATCAGATGAAGGAAAATCAAAGGAAGAAATCGAAAAGATCACATCAGACGTAAAAGAGTATAACTTTATTGCTTCTGGGGTTCAGGTCCTTTAA